In Mycobacterium gallinarum, a single window of DNA contains:
- the cobM gene encoding precorrin-4 C(11)-methyltransferase — MTVYFIGAGPGAADLITVRGQRLLNRCPVCLYAGSIMPEDLLALCPPDARVIDTGPLALDAIITEIADANAAGHDVARLHSGDPSIYSAVAEQCRRLDALGIDYEIVPGVPAFAAAAAALGRELTVPGVAQTVTLTRVATLSTAMPPGEDLATLSASGGTLVLHLAAAQIDAIVPQLLAGGYRPETPCAVVAFASWPQQQIVRCTLAHLAEQMHSAEITRTAVIVVGEVLAAEGFADSYLYSAGRARQERH, encoded by the coding sequence ATGACCGTGTACTTCATCGGGGCAGGCCCGGGCGCGGCCGATCTCATCACCGTGCGCGGCCAACGGCTGCTCAATCGCTGCCCGGTCTGCCTTTATGCCGGCTCGATCATGCCCGAGGACCTGCTCGCACTGTGCCCACCCGACGCAAGGGTGATCGACACCGGCCCCCTGGCGTTGGACGCGATCATCACCGAGATCGCCGACGCCAACGCCGCGGGTCATGATGTGGCCCGGCTGCATTCCGGCGACCCGTCGATCTACAGCGCGGTCGCCGAGCAGTGCCGCCGCCTCGACGCACTTGGCATCGACTACGAAATCGTGCCCGGCGTACCAGCTTTCGCGGCGGCCGCTGCGGCACTCGGACGAGAGCTCACCGTCCCCGGAGTGGCGCAGACCGTCACGCTCACCCGGGTGGCGACACTGTCGACGGCGATGCCGCCGGGCGAGGATCTGGCGACGCTGTCGGCCTCCGGCGGCACCCTGGTTCTCCATCTCGCCGCCGCACAGATCGATGCGATCGTCCCGCAGTTGCTGGCAGGCGGATACCGGCCCGAAACGCCATGTGCCGTCGTGGCGTTCGCCAGTTGGCCTCAACAACAGATCGTCCGGTGCACGCTCGCCCATCTCGCCGAGCAGATGCATTCCGCCGAGATCACCCGGACCGCGGTCATCGTCGTCGGCGAGGTGCTCGCCGCCGAAGGCTTCGCCGACAGCTACCTCTACTCCGCCGGTCGGGCCCGCCAGGAACGGCATTGA
- a CDS encoding flavin-containing monooxygenase: MSRQRALRVAIIGAGMSGICMAVKLQDAGIDDLVIYESADDVGGTWRDNTYPGLSCDVPSRFYSYSFRPNPDWSRFMSPGPEIHRYFRQVADERGITPHIRFGAEVTAARYRDGRWTVGTRTGEEQFDVVVTATGVLRIPRYPDISGLDSFAGVTFHSARWDHSVSLSDKRIGLIGTGSTGVQITAELGGQVRGLTVFQRTPQWVLPMPNPRYARRTSAAMRRWPTLNRASYRFWQYFFENGLAPAVVAPGWQRRLVSALCRWNLRLSVRDPQMRRRLTPDYQAMCKRLAMSSHYYRAIQKPGVDLVTAAIDHVEARGVVTTDGVLHELDVLVLATGFDAHAYVHPIELVGENGLTLEQAWADGPQAYRSVAVPGFPNLFMLIGPHSPIGNQSLVIIAESQAEYAMWWIDQIRSGRVAAAAPTEVATKDYNEQMKADMPHTVWVTGCKSWYLGKDGLPELFPWRPIRHRELLASPELGDFDVRTA; encoded by the coding sequence ATGTCCAGACAACGTGCCCTCAGGGTCGCGATCATCGGCGCGGGCATGTCCGGCATCTGTATGGCGGTCAAACTGCAGGACGCCGGCATCGACGACTTAGTGATCTACGAGTCCGCCGACGACGTCGGCGGAACCTGGCGCGACAACACCTATCCCGGCTTGAGTTGCGACGTCCCGTCGCGTTTCTACTCGTATTCCTTCCGGCCCAATCCCGATTGGTCGCGTTTCATGTCGCCGGGTCCGGAGATCCACCGCTACTTCCGGCAGGTGGCCGACGAGCGTGGCATCACACCGCATATCAGGTTCGGTGCCGAAGTCACCGCCGCGCGATACCGCGACGGCCGGTGGACGGTGGGCACGCGCACGGGCGAGGAGCAGTTCGACGTCGTCGTGACAGCGACCGGTGTGCTGCGCATACCGCGGTATCCGGATATTTCCGGACTGGACAGCTTTGCGGGCGTCACGTTTCATTCGGCGCGATGGGATCATTCGGTCTCGCTGTCCGACAAGAGAATCGGATTGATCGGAACGGGATCAACGGGTGTACAGATCACCGCCGAACTGGGCGGCCAGGTGCGTGGCCTCACTGTCTTCCAGCGCACGCCCCAATGGGTCCTTCCGATGCCGAACCCGCGCTACGCGCGGCGCACCAGCGCGGCGATGCGCCGCTGGCCGACCCTGAACCGAGCGAGCTACCGGTTCTGGCAGTACTTCTTCGAGAACGGCTTAGCCCCTGCGGTCGTCGCACCGGGTTGGCAGCGTCGCTTGGTGTCCGCGCTGTGCCGCTGGAATCTGCGCCTCTCGGTGCGCGATCCGCAGATGCGCCGACGACTGACGCCCGACTACCAGGCGATGTGCAAACGGCTGGCGATGTCCTCGCATTACTACCGGGCGATCCAGAAGCCGGGTGTCGATCTGGTCACCGCGGCCATCGATCACGTCGAGGCGCGCGGCGTCGTGACCACGGACGGCGTGCTGCACGAACTCGACGTGCTCGTGCTCGCCACGGGTTTCGACGCCCACGCATACGTTCATCCGATCGAACTCGTCGGAGAGAACGGGCTCACGCTCGAGCAGGCGTGGGCGGACGGACCGCAGGCTTATCGGTCGGTCGCGGTGCCTGGCTTTCCGAACCTGTTCATGCTGATCGGACCGCACTCGCCGATCGGGAACCAGTCGCTGGTGATCATCGCTGAGAGCCAGGCCGAATATGCGATGTGGTGGATCGATCAGATCCGGTCCGGGCGCGTCGCAGCGGCAGCGCCGACCGAGGTTGCCACCAAGGATTACAACGAGCAGATGAAAGCCGATATGCCGCATACGGTTTGGGTGACCGGATGCAAGAGCTGGTACCTCGGGAAGGACGGCCTGCCGGAGCTCTTCCCGTGGCGGCCGATCCGTCACCGCGAACTATTGGCCTCGCCTGAGCTCGGCGATTTCGACGTCCGAACCGCCTGA
- the cbiE gene encoding precorrin-6y C5,15-methyltransferase (decarboxylating) subunit CbiE, translating into MIIVVGIGADGMSGLAQASRAELARATVVHGSRRQLDLLDGSLTAVRRAWPTPMLPALRTILDGATGDVHVVASGDPLLHGVGTSLIRLHGAENVVVLPHVSSVTLACSRVGWAVQDTEIISLVTSEPHTAVRRGGQAVVLSRDSTSPAALARLLTDTGRGDAEITVLEQLGGPAERRRTATAREWAARPPGDVDDLNVIAVRYLPDERRFAIMPDEAYANDGQITKQPVRALTLAALAPRPGELLWDVGAGSGSIAIEWCRSGPGCHAVAFERDEGRRKRITENAIAFGARVEVQVDAPGTFDSVPPPAAIFIGGGLTQPGLLEACYDRLTVGGRLVVNTVTVESEAVVAEWYSRYGGHLVRFEYQRGEPLGGFTGWRPAMPITQWSVTKR; encoded by the coding sequence ATGATCATCGTCGTTGGAATCGGCGCCGACGGCATGTCTGGCCTGGCGCAGGCGTCGCGGGCCGAATTGGCCCGGGCCACAGTCGTTCACGGGTCACGACGTCAGCTGGATCTGCTGGACGGCAGTCTCACCGCTGTGCGCCGGGCGTGGCCGACACCGATGTTGCCGGCGCTGCGCACGATCCTCGACGGGGCCACCGGCGATGTGCACGTGGTGGCCAGCGGCGACCCGCTGCTGCACGGCGTGGGCACCTCGCTGATCCGGCTGCACGGCGCCGAGAATGTCGTCGTGCTGCCGCACGTGTCGTCGGTGACGTTGGCATGTTCGCGGGTCGGGTGGGCGGTGCAGGACACCGAGATCATCAGCCTCGTCACCAGCGAGCCACACACCGCGGTACGGCGCGGCGGGCAGGCCGTCGTGCTGTCCCGGGACTCCACCAGCCCGGCGGCGTTGGCAAGGTTGCTCACCGACACCGGGCGCGGTGACGCGGAGATCACCGTGCTCGAGCAGCTCGGCGGCCCTGCAGAGCGGCGCCGTACGGCCACCGCACGTGAGTGGGCCGCCCGCCCGCCGGGCGATGTCGACGATCTCAACGTGATCGCCGTGCGATACCTGCCCGACGAGCGCCGGTTCGCAATAATGCCCGACGAGGCGTACGCCAACGACGGCCAGATCACCAAACAACCGGTGCGCGCGTTGACCCTGGCCGCGCTCGCACCGAGGCCCGGCGAACTGCTGTGGGACGTCGGGGCCGGGTCGGGAAGCATCGCGATCGAGTGGTGCCGCAGCGGACCGGGCTGTCATGCGGTCGCATTCGAACGCGACGAAGGGCGACGCAAGCGCATCACCGAGAACGCGATTGCCTTCGGCGCCCGCGTCGAGGTTCAGGTCGACGCACCCGGCACGTTCGATTCCGTGCCGCCGCCCGCCGCGATCTTCATCGGCGGGGGCCTGACGCAGCCGGGCCTGCTCGAGGCGTGCTACGACCGGCTGACGGTGGGCGGGCGCCTCGTCGTGAACACCGTGACGGTTGAGTCGGAAGCGGTTGTCGCCGAATGGTATTCGCGATATGGCGGGCATCTTGTCCGATTCGAGTATCAACGAGGCGAGCCGCTGGGCGGGTTCACCGGATGGCGGCCGGCGATGCCCATCACGCAGTGGTCGGTGACCAAACGATGA
- a CDS encoding precorrin-2 C(20)-methyltransferase — protein sequence MTEKRGTLWGVGLGPGDPELVTVKAARVIGAADVVAYHSARHGKSIARGIAEPYLRAGQIEEHLVYPVTTETTEHPGGYAGAMEDFYRESADRIAVHLEAGRDVALLAEGDPLFYSSYMHMHTRLTERFDAVIVPGVTSVSAASAATGTPLVQGEEVLTILPGTLPVDELKRRLADTDAAVILKLGRSYPAVREALSSAGRLDETFYVERASTPAQRVLAAADVDETSVPYFSLAMLPGTPRPETQRGSVAVVGLGPGDVEWMTPQSRRELALATDLIGYGPYLDRVGTRDGQRRHPSDNTDEPARARLACTLAEQGRAVAVVSSGDPGVFAMATAVLEEAKEWPGVAVRVIPAMTAAQAVASRVGAPLGHDYAVISLSDRLKPWEVIAARLTAAATADLVLAIYNPASKSRTWQVGAMRELLLEHRDPGTPVVIGRDVSGPNEEVRVVRLADLDPADVDMRTLLIVGSSQTQWYLSDEGDTVFTPRRYPPRI from the coding sequence ATGACTGAGAAGCGGGGAACTCTCTGGGGCGTAGGGCTCGGTCCCGGCGACCCTGAGCTGGTGACGGTCAAGGCGGCACGGGTCATCGGCGCGGCCGACGTCGTCGCGTACCACAGTGCCCGGCACGGGAAGAGCATTGCGCGTGGCATCGCCGAGCCTTATCTACGTGCCGGCCAGATCGAAGAGCACCTGGTGTACCCGGTGACCACCGAGACCACGGAACATCCCGGCGGCTACGCCGGGGCGATGGAGGATTTCTACCGTGAGTCCGCCGATCGGATCGCGGTACATCTCGAGGCGGGCCGCGACGTCGCCCTCCTCGCGGAGGGCGATCCGCTGTTCTACAGCTCCTATATGCACATGCACACCCGGCTGACCGAGCGGTTCGACGCGGTGATCGTCCCCGGCGTCACGTCGGTGAGCGCTGCGTCGGCGGCGACCGGCACTCCCCTCGTCCAGGGCGAGGAGGTGCTGACGATCCTGCCGGGGACCCTTCCGGTCGACGAACTCAAGCGCAGGCTGGCCGACACCGACGCGGCCGTCATCCTCAAGCTCGGCCGTTCGTATCCGGCAGTGCGCGAAGCGCTTTCGTCGGCGGGTCGCCTCGATGAGACCTTCTACGTGGAGCGCGCGAGCACACCGGCGCAACGAGTGCTGGCCGCCGCGGACGTCGACGAGACATCGGTTCCCTACTTCTCGCTGGCGATGCTGCCGGGAACCCCCCGGCCCGAGACGCAGCGCGGCAGCGTCGCGGTGGTCGGACTCGGGCCCGGCGACGTCGAGTGGATGACCCCGCAGAGCCGCCGCGAGCTCGCGCTGGCCACCGACCTCATCGGCTATGGCCCCTACCTGGACCGCGTCGGCACTCGCGACGGTCAGCGCCGCCACCCCAGCGACAACACCGATGAACCCGCGCGGGCCCGCTTAGCATGCACACTGGCCGAACAGGGCCGCGCCGTCGCGGTGGTGTCCTCGGGCGACCCTGGAGTGTTCGCGATGGCGACTGCGGTGCTCGAGGAGGCCAAGGAATGGCCCGGGGTGGCGGTGCGGGTCATCCCGGCGATGACTGCGGCGCAGGCGGTCGCGAGCCGGGTCGGGGCGCCGCTGGGCCACGACTACGCCGTCATCTCGCTGTCCGACCGGCTCAAGCCATGGGAGGTGATCGCGGCGCGACTGACCGCCGCTGCGACGGCCGACCTGGTGCTGGCCATCTACAACCCCGCATCCAAGAGCAGAACCTGGCAGGTCGGTGCGATGCGCGAGCTGCTGCTCGAACATCGTGACCCGGGTACGCCGGTGGTGATCGGCCGCGACGTCTCCGGTCCGAACGAAGAGGTGCGGGTGGTGCGGTTGGCCGATCTCGATCCCGCCGACGTCGACATGCGCACCCTGCTGATCGTCGGTTCGTCTCAGACGCAGTGGTACCTGAGCGACGAAGGGGACACCGTCTTCACGCCCCGGCGCTACCCACCTAGGATCTGA
- the cobG gene encoding precorrin-3B synthase encodes MARTRDQDACPGALQVHQAADGALARVRLPGGMITAQQLESLALAATQWASPAMEMTSRGNVQIRAVTDTAAVTEALVASGLLPSATHERVRNIVASPLSGRVGEDADIRAMVAQLDHAIQGQPALAGLTGRFLFGIDDGRGDISGLGVDAGVQIIGDSAALLLAGRDTGVRVPPGDAVRTLVTVADRFATSRGTHWRISELDDTAQLLAGFPLTAEPGATWPPVSRPPVGWIEQNDGRVALGAAVPLGVLNARVAEYLAAINAPMVITPWRSVLVFDLTGDVADVALRVLAPMGLVFDENSPWLSVSACTGSPGCERSAADVRADAAAVAMAIDGPATGHRHFVGCDRACGSPATGDVLVATGDGYRPRDTHP; translated from the coding sequence ATGGCCAGGACCCGCGACCAGGATGCCTGCCCGGGTGCGTTGCAGGTTCACCAGGCTGCGGACGGAGCGCTGGCCAGGGTGCGGCTTCCGGGCGGGATGATCACCGCGCAGCAGCTCGAATCGCTGGCGCTCGCGGCGACGCAGTGGGCGTCCCCGGCAATGGAAATGACCTCGCGCGGCAACGTCCAGATCCGCGCTGTCACCGACACCGCCGCGGTCACCGAGGCGTTGGTGGCGTCGGGTCTGCTGCCCTCAGCGACGCACGAGCGGGTGCGCAACATCGTCGCCTCACCGCTGTCCGGTCGGGTCGGCGAAGATGCCGACATCCGTGCGATGGTCGCACAACTCGACCATGCGATCCAGGGGCAGCCGGCGCTGGCGGGGCTGACCGGCAGATTCCTGTTCGGCATCGACGACGGACGCGGCGACATCAGCGGACTGGGAGTCGATGCCGGGGTCCAGATCATCGGTGATTCGGCGGCGCTGCTGCTGGCCGGCCGCGATACCGGCGTGCGGGTGCCGCCCGGCGACGCGGTCCGAACGCTCGTGACGGTGGCGGACCGGTTCGCGACCAGTCGCGGAACACACTGGCGCATCAGCGAGCTCGACGACACGGCGCAACTGCTGGCGGGATTCCCGTTGACCGCCGAACCCGGTGCGACGTGGCCCCCGGTGAGTCGGCCGCCGGTCGGCTGGATCGAGCAGAACGACGGGCGCGTCGCGCTGGGCGCCGCTGTTCCGCTGGGCGTCCTCAACGCCCGTGTCGCCGAGTACCTTGCGGCCATCAACGCGCCGATGGTGATCACGCCCTGGCGTTCGGTGCTCGTATTCGACCTCACCGGGGACGTCGCCGACGTTGCGCTGCGGGTACTGGCGCCCATGGGTCTGGTGTTCGACGAGAACTCGCCGTGGTTGTCGGTCAGTGCATGCACCGGCAGCCCGGGCTGTGAGCGCTCCGCTGCCGACGTCCGAGCCGACGCCGCCGCCGTGGCCATGGCGATCGACGGGCCGGCGACCGGTCATCGGCACTTCGTCGGATGCGACCGTGCCTGCGGCAGCCCTGCGACAGGTGACGTGCTGGTCGCGACCGGAGACGGATACCGGCCGCGGGACACCCACCCGTAG
- a CDS encoding F420-dependent biliverdin reductase, with translation MAQSSRRATTRLTNDAIAFLSERHLAMLATLRSDNSPHVVAVGFTFDPKTHIARVITSGGSQKAVNAEKQGVAVLSQVDGARWLSLEGKATVNPDPDAVRDAELRYAQRYRTPRPNPKRVVIEVRVERVLGSSDLLDRSPD, from the coding sequence ATGGCCCAGTCAAGTCGTCGGGCAACAACCCGACTCACGAACGACGCGATCGCGTTCCTCTCCGAACGCCACTTGGCCATGCTGGCCACGCTCCGGTCGGACAATTCGCCGCACGTGGTGGCCGTGGGCTTCACCTTCGATCCCAAGACGCACATCGCTCGGGTGATCACCTCAGGCGGCTCCCAAAAGGCGGTCAACGCCGAGAAGCAGGGTGTCGCGGTCCTGAGCCAGGTCGACGGCGCGCGATGGCTGTCCCTGGAAGGCAAGGCGACGGTCAACCCCGACCCGGACGCGGTGCGCGATGCCGAATTGCGGTACGCGCAGCGGTACCGAACACCACGGCCCAACCCCAAGCGCGTGGTGATCGAGGTCCGCGTCGAGCGAGTGCTGGGGTCCTCGGACCTGCTGGACCGCTCGCCCGACTAG
- a CDS encoding phosphotransferase family protein, giving the protein MGIPHGPEDVTAAWLGSVLDADVSEVDVTAIGTGQTGATYRVSATYATPQAGLPNSFAVKLSAQDDAVRERVALGYRSEVEFYSRIADRMRIPVPRSFYCDISSDGADVVLLLGDMAPAVQGDQIAGCTEQEARLAVEALAGLHGPSWCDPEWMDLAAIAMPKPGDDDAAKGLGDISTMAADIVLDRLGARISPEDQETLVASMASVTTWLRAEPKRFALMHGDYRLDNMLFDPDRTRITVVDWQTVGIGLPGRDLAYFTGTSLEPALRADVERGLVETYHQALLGYGITDYDAETCWRDYRLGAVQVPLLVALGTAFAATTDRGDDMMLAMLSRGCQAIRELETLELINSYQSS; this is encoded by the coding sequence ATGGGCATTCCACACGGACCCGAAGATGTAACGGCGGCATGGCTGGGGTCGGTGCTCGACGCCGACGTGAGCGAGGTCGACGTCACCGCGATCGGTACCGGCCAGACCGGTGCCACGTATCGGGTTTCGGCGACGTATGCCACTCCGCAGGCGGGCCTGCCGAACTCGTTTGCGGTCAAGCTCTCCGCGCAAGACGATGCGGTCCGCGAACGGGTGGCGCTCGGCTACCGGTCGGAGGTCGAGTTCTACTCGCGGATCGCCGACCGGATGCGCATCCCGGTACCCCGGAGCTTTTACTGCGACATCTCCTCCGACGGCGCCGATGTCGTGCTGCTGCTCGGTGACATGGCGCCTGCGGTGCAGGGCGATCAGATCGCCGGCTGCACCGAACAGGAGGCCCGGCTGGCGGTGGAAGCGCTGGCCGGCCTGCACGGCCCAAGCTGGTGTGATCCGGAGTGGATGGATCTGGCCGCCATCGCCATGCCGAAACCCGGCGACGACGACGCCGCCAAGGGCCTCGGCGACATCTCGACGATGGCCGCCGACATCGTGCTCGACCGGCTCGGCGCGCGCATCAGCCCCGAGGATCAGGAAACCCTGGTCGCTTCGATGGCTTCCGTCACCACGTGGCTGAGGGCCGAGCCGAAACGGTTCGCACTCATGCACGGCGACTACCGGCTCGACAACATGTTGTTCGACCCGGACCGCACCCGCATCACCGTCGTCGACTGGCAGACCGTCGGAATCGGACTGCCGGGACGCGACCTCGCCTACTTCACCGGGACGAGCTTGGAACCGGCGTTGCGCGCCGACGTCGAGCGCGGCCTCGTCGAGACCTACCACCAAGCGTTGCTCGGGTACGGGATAACGGATTACGACGCCGAAACCTGTTGGCGCGATTACCGTCTCGGCGCCGTACAGGTTCCGCTGCTCGTCGCCCTCGGTACCGCCTTCGCGGCCACCACCGACCGCGGCGACGACATGATGCTGGCCATGCTCAGCCGCGGCTGCCAGGCCATCCGCGAGCTGGAGACGCTCGAACTGATCAACTCCTACCAATCGTCCTGA
- a CDS encoding cobalt-precorrin-6A reductase: protein MRILLLGGTSEARALAARLHPDDEVISSLAGRVPDPALPAGQVRIGGFGGVDGLQDWLRETVVDAVVDATHPFAATITANAAAACQELGVPHLLLARPAWPSADAIMVTSDVHAAEVVAEQGFSRVFLTTGRTGTAAFKDADAWFLIRAVTAPDAAALPAQHQILLSRGPYRYEGELELLREHRIDVLVTKNSGGAMTRPKLDAAAALSIPVVMVERPALPPGVRTVTTVDDAVAWVRTIGRS from the coding sequence ATGCGGATCCTGTTGCTGGGCGGTACGTCTGAGGCCCGTGCGCTGGCGGCCCGGCTGCATCCTGACGACGAGGTGATCAGTTCCCTGGCCGGCCGGGTGCCCGACCCGGCGCTGCCGGCGGGTCAGGTGCGGATCGGCGGATTCGGCGGTGTCGACGGGCTGCAAGACTGGTTACGCGAAACCGTCGTCGACGCAGTCGTCGACGCCACCCACCCGTTCGCGGCGACCATCACGGCCAATGCCGCCGCGGCGTGCCAGGAGCTCGGCGTGCCGCATCTACTGCTGGCCCGGCCCGCCTGGCCCTCCGCTGATGCCATCATGGTGACGTCTGATGTTCACGCCGCAGAAGTGGTTGCAGAACAAGGCTTTTCGCGGGTGTTCCTGACGACGGGACGCACCGGGACGGCCGCATTCAAAGACGCCGATGCCTGGTTCCTGATCCGCGCGGTGACCGCCCCGGACGCGGCCGCGCTGCCGGCGCAGCATCAGATCCTGTTGTCGCGCGGTCCCTACCGCTACGAGGGCGAGCTGGAGTTGTTGCGTGAACACCGCATCGACGTCTTGGTGACCAAGAACAGCGGCGGCGCGATGACCCGACCCAAGCTCGACGCGGCGGCCGCGCTGAGCATCCCTGTCGTCATGGTCGAGCGCCCGGCGTTGCCGCCGGGCGTTCGAACGGTGACCACGGTCGACGACGCGGTCGCGTGGGTCAGGACGATTGGTAGGAGTTGA
- a CDS encoding VOC family protein codes for MTETLTTNGAVPIVPFSDPRAGIAWLERTFGAVATLVVPPEPDEPLKHAELKVGNGLVMIDDAARTDSPFALPGPVVLYVVVDDPDGLHDRAVAGGADIVMGLTDQDYGSREFAARDPHGNVWCFGTYRPGQS; via the coding sequence ATGACTGAAACCCTGACCACCAACGGAGCCGTGCCGATTGTTCCCTTCAGCGACCCGCGCGCCGGGATCGCTTGGCTCGAGCGGACATTCGGCGCCGTCGCAACCCTCGTGGTTCCCCCCGAACCTGACGAGCCGCTCAAGCACGCGGAGCTGAAGGTCGGCAACGGCCTGGTCATGATCGACGACGCGGCCCGCACCGACAGCCCGTTCGCGCTGCCGGGCCCAGTCGTGCTCTACGTCGTGGTGGACGACCCTGACGGGCTGCACGACCGGGCGGTTGCCGGCGGCGCCGATATCGTCATGGGGCTGACCGACCAGGACTACGGCTCACGCGAATTCGCCGCGCGCGACCCGCACGGCAACGTCTGGTGCTTCGGCACCTACCGACCGGGCCAGAGTTAG
- a CDS encoding precorrin-8X methylmutase, producing MLDYIRDAAEIYRQSFATIRDEADLSRFPDDVARVVVRLIHTCGQVDVADHVAYSDDVVAKAHAALVAGAPVLCDSSMVAAGITKSRLPAGNDVVSLVADERAPELAERLGSTRSAAGVDLWADRLGGAVVAIGNAPTALFRLLELLDDGAPTPAAVLGGPVGFVGSAQSKQELIQRPRGMSYLVVTGRRGGSAMAAAAVNSIAQERE from the coding sequence GTGCTCGACTACATCCGTGACGCCGCCGAGATCTACCGGCAGTCGTTCGCGACCATTCGCGACGAAGCGGACTTGTCGCGGTTTCCCGATGACGTCGCCCGTGTCGTGGTCCGGCTGATCCACACCTGCGGGCAGGTCGATGTCGCCGATCATGTCGCCTACAGCGACGACGTCGTCGCGAAGGCCCACGCCGCACTCGTCGCCGGAGCCCCGGTGCTGTGCGACTCGTCGATGGTGGCCGCCGGCATCACCAAATCTCGGCTGCCGGCCGGAAACGACGTCGTCTCGCTTGTCGCCGACGAACGGGCGCCCGAGTTGGCCGAGCGACTCGGCAGCACTCGGTCCGCCGCGGGTGTGGATCTGTGGGCCGACCGGCTCGGTGGTGCGGTGGTCGCGATCGGCAACGCGCCGACCGCGCTGTTCCGTCTCCTGGAACTCCTCGACGACGGCGCCCCAACACCCGCCGCGGTACTGGGCGGACCGGTCGGGTTCGTCGGCTCCGCACAGTCCAAACAGGAGTTGATCCAGCGGCCCCGCGGAATGTCATATCTGGTCGTGACAGGCCGCCGCGGAGGCAGCGCGATGGCCGCGGCCGCCGTGAATTCGATTGCGCAAGAACGCGAATGA
- a CDS encoding SDR family NAD(P)-dependent oxidoreductase has protein sequence MDDTADTEFVVIFGGRSEIGLEVAKRLAPGSTVLLAARRCGDVDQQVAAVRAAGAAAVAVREFDADALATHRPLVDSIVADFGPIDTAVLAFGILGDQTRAERDPAHAAAILHTDFVAQASLLTVLAATMSAAGYGRIVAFSSIAGARVRRANYVYGSAKAGLEGFCSGLADALHGSGVRLLVVRPGFVIGRMTEGMKPAPLSSTPQQVADAVVRALRKGRATVWVPGAIAVLAFAFRMTPRFVWRRMPR, from the coding sequence GTGGATGACACGGCCGATACCGAGTTCGTCGTGATCTTCGGCGGACGCAGCGAGATCGGACTCGAGGTGGCGAAGCGGTTGGCGCCCGGATCGACCGTGCTGCTGGCGGCGCGCCGCTGCGGCGATGTCGATCAACAGGTCGCGGCGGTGCGAGCAGCCGGTGCCGCCGCGGTGGCGGTGCGTGAGTTCGATGCCGACGCGCTGGCGACGCACCGCCCGCTCGTCGACTCGATCGTCGCCGACTTCGGTCCGATCGACACCGCGGTGCTCGCGTTCGGGATTCTCGGCGACCAGACCCGCGCCGAGCGGGACCCCGCGCATGCGGCGGCGATCCTGCACACCGACTTCGTCGCACAGGCCAGCCTCTTGACAGTGCTGGCCGCCACGATGTCAGCCGCAGGTTACGGCCGCATCGTGGCGTTCTCCTCGATCGCGGGCGCCCGCGTGCGGCGAGCCAACTACGTCTACGGTTCCGCCAAAGCGGGACTCGAAGGCTTCTGCAGCGGGCTGGCCGACGCGCTGCACGGATCCGGGGTACGGCTACTGGTGGTGCGGCCAGGTTTCGTGATCGGACGGATGACCGAGGGAATGAAGCCGGCGCCGCTGTCGAGCACCCCGCAGCAGGTAGCGGACGCGGTAGTGCGGGCACTGCGCAAGGGCCGCGCCACGGTGTGGGTTCCCGGGGCGATCGCAGTACTGGCGTTCGCCTTCCGAATGACGCCGCGGTTCGTGTGGCGAAGGATGCCCAGATGA